AAAAACTAATCCCAAATACTTCATTTTTAAAAATAGCAGGAAAACCATCAGCTAATTTTACGGTACCGAAAATGTAATTATTCTCACGAAAACTAATTCTCAATTGTCCCGGATGATTGGTCGCTTTTTCAACAGTTGTTTTATAACTCTGATTGATAAATCCTTGTTTAGAAAGATTAATCGTGTAATCACCAGGTTGAAGATCTTTCGTGCGGTAACCACCATCCAATTCCGTAGTGTCAATTGCAACTGTACTACCGGAAGTATTTTTAATAGTGACAATTACATCCGGTAAGAATACTTTTTTAACAGATTGGTCTTTTATTCTAACTTCCGTAAAGACATATCCTGTTATAAGTCCTGCTATCGGGCCGTTCGGCGTTGGCTTAAAACACGACTCCAATTGCAGCAAGGCAATAATGCCCATAGAAATTAACGCAAAAGCATAAATCTTTTTCATGGTAATAAAAGGTTAATTATCGATACGGAATAGAAATTGGACTGCGTACTAACTACAAAATGGAAATCTTGTATTGGTCAATAAAAATGAGAAGTAGTGGCGATGACTTGCAGGAGCAATAAAATATTGAGTAAATGTAGCTTGCTACCAACATTAAATCACAGAGTAGTTATACTGAAATGAGTAAGTATAACTACTTGATTTATTGGCAGATAGTTGTTGTACAAAAAGTAAGTATGCGGATATTTATTCCGTGAAATTTATTAATATGATTTGTTCATATTAATAAATAGATTTTACAAAAACGAAATCTAAAATGCTTCCAATAATGTGATTGTTCCGATTGTAATGGATAAAAAACCAACGATATAATTAATAGCTCTCAGCACCGATTCTTTTTTAGCAGCAAATTTGTTGATTGAAAATGCGAAGAAATATCCGTAGGCGGACATTGATAAAATAATTCCGGCACTTTGAAGTATGATAATCCAAACTGCTGTATATGCATCACTCGCCGCGAGCGTCAATGCAACTGCACATGCGCCGCCAGTTCCGGCCAGTCCATGCACCATTCCTACCCAAAATGATCGGCTTACTTTTTTAGCATTCAATGGTTCTTTTACCACATTTATTTTGTGAAAATTTCGCCGTAGTGCAAGTACACCAAGCCATATCATCAAGGGCCCGATAATCAGCTCTACTTTCTCGGCTATATCTAAGGAAATGGTGGATTTTAATAATAAAACCAGGCAGGCAAAAAGAATCAATGTAAATGAATGCCCCAGTGCCCAGTGGGACGAGCGCCAGATTAGTTTTAAACGATCCGCCGGTTTTTGATTTTTGCCGGTAGCCAGTACAGACACAGCAGCCATGTGGTCGGGTTCAAATGAATGCTGTACACCCAAAAGAAGAGAATCAATCAATAAGTAATTTAACATTTCCTGTAAATATGATTTAGAATTTTTAGCATTCCCGTAATCCAAAATGAATTAAAAGAAGTTAAAAGCTCAGAGGCTGCCGATCATGCGGCGGAAATAAATCAGACAGGAAAAGAAGAGAAATTATGCATTAGCATCGCGCAAAGACGCACAAATATCCTTGACAGGATATGCAGAAAATGATCCGGACCTGACTAGCTTTTTTACGCGAAAGCATCATCAAACAAAAAATGGCAGGTATCTGACTTGTAACGTTTTATCATCGTTACTCACAGT
The genomic region above belongs to Dyadobacter pollutisoli and contains:
- a CDS encoding cytochrome c biogenesis protein CcdA, whose translation is MLNYLLIDSLLLGVQHSFEPDHMAAVSVLATGKNQKPADRLKLIWRSSHWALGHSFTLILFACLVLLLKSTISLDIAEKVELIIGPLMIWLGVLALRRNFHKINVVKEPLNAKKVSRSFWVGMVHGLAGTGGACAVALTLAASDAYTAVWIIILQSAGIILSMSAYGYFFAFSINKFAAKKESVLRAINYIVGFLSITIGTITLLEAF